The Anabas testudineus chromosome 14, fAnaTes1.2, whole genome shotgun sequence genome includes a region encoding these proteins:
- the tbl2 gene encoding transducin beta-like protein 2: MEVAALLALTLLLGALIILVALAVGRRKEEIREETEQAAEFATEGSVVKGTAAKKQKQEKQQRSRKDKASQHTFSHPLLAASLKSHSGNVTCIDFSSNGKYLASCADDRTVRIWSTKDFLEREHKCLRANVELDHATLVRFSPDSRAFITWLANGDTIRIFKMIKKDDGTMTFKAAPEDFPQKHKAPILNIGIAETGKFIMSASTDTTIHIWDLKGEVLASINTNQMTNSYAAISPCGRFVASCGFTPDVKVWEVCFGKGGEFREVARAFDLKGHSAGVHAFAFSNDSHRMVTVSKDGTWKLWNTDVEYKKQQDPYLLKTVSCASSEGSRVALSPDGRVVAVSDGCNVALYNAATGQLEEELHSVHSEDITDLRFDINGRFLACCGDKAIRVFHNAPGYRAAIRDMQDMLKKAQNEAMKQRLQQQIREAQSALDTVLAAPVD, from the exons ATGGAGGTAGCAGCTCTCCTCGCTTTGACTTTGCTACTGGGTGCATTAATTATACTAGTCGCATTAGCGGTGGGCAGACggaaagaagaaataagagaGGAAACGGAGCAAGCAGCGGAGTTTGCAA CTGAAGGTAGTGTTGTGAAGGGTACTGCAGCcaagaaacagaagcaggagaagcagcagcGCAGCCGAAAAGACAAAGCTTCACAGCACACTTTCAGCCATCCACTGTTGGCAGCCTCACTTAAg AGCCACAGTGGGAATGTGACATGCATTGATTTCAGCAGTAATGGGAAGTACCTAGCATCCTGCGCTGATGACCGCACAGTCCGAATCTGGAGCACCAAAGACTTCTTGGAGCGGGAACATAAGTGTCTAAGAGCAAATGTGGAGCTGGATCATGCTACATTGGTCCGCTTCAGCCCAGACTCCAG GGCATTTATCACCTGGTTGGCCAATGGAGATACCATTCgaatatttaaaatgatcaagaAGGATGATGGCACTATGACCTTCAAAGCTGCTCCTGAGGACTTTCCACAGAAGCACAAGGCTCCCATCCTCAACATTGGCATTGCAGAGACAG GCAAATTCATCATGAGTGCCTCTACTGACACCACCATCCACATCTGGGACCTGAAAGGAGAGGTACTGGCCTCTATCAACACTAACCAGATGACCAATTCCTATGCTGCCATCTCACCATGTGGCAG gTTTGTAGCATCATGTGGCTTCACGCCTGATGTAAAGGTGTGGGAGGTTTGCTTTGGGAAGGGAGGCGAGTTCAGAGAAGTAGCTCGAGCTTTTGACCTGAAAGGCCACTCTGCAGGAGTTCACGCATTCGCCTTTTCCAATGACTCTCATAG AATGGTGACTGTTTCCAAAGACGGTACATGGAAGCTGTGGAACACAGATGTAGAGTACAAAAAGCAGCAGGATCCCTACCTCCTTAAAACGGTCTCCTGTGCATCGTCTGAAGGTAGCCGGGTGGCCTTATCCCCAGATGGCCGGGTGGTGGCTGTCAGTGACGGTTGCAATGTTGCTCTATACAATGCTGCCACTGGCCAGCTGGAGGAGGAACTGCATAGTGTCCACAGTGAGGATATCACCGACCTTAGATTTGATATTAATGGGCGCTTCTTAGCTTGCTGTGGCGACAAGGCCATCCGAGTGTTTCACAATGCCCCAGGCTACCGGGCAGCCATCAGAGACATGCAGGACATGCTGAAGAAGGCCCAGAATGAGGCCATGAAGCAgagactgcagcagcagatcagagaAGCTCAGAGTGCTTTGGACACTGTCCTGGCTGCTCCTGTTGATTAA
- the mks1 gene encoding Meckel syndrome type 1 protein isoform X2 — protein MADSWNTDTGEAVYRSRDVVKNLKMKVRIEKVTSTTALSQHLQQQVLSQHDGGAIELETLTSQGHKGDNEEELVVGWQEKFFSQYEMELFQNEAVCQTPLDRQYHKEVKALNRNKSRRNNRIFTYTDHDRYTNCLLFHQLQATDLLTPTKSSPTFLAERMASVRHRRQDRHTMDCSIPKSKIVNWEPTEEFVKSSHVVNNAMQTMHIMADLAPPGSLGQKENECLLVTIKTDGNGTVILKPDFNKGKEPYRIVTEGERREVWRLTVENVSTAMKPDDKEKEQNMYKDLYVRHKDYLNSLVGQDFEMPPGGILRYLMNGEIISAKGFEYDNLYIHFFMELPNNWSSLPFQSLSGVTQTCRTKTSGKENVAYFSFPFSFETFYMSEKESDESIPQWPVLYFKVLSLDFWQRYRTEGYGYLLFPAIPGKHIITCHTWRPLQIGTVSALRRFFIGGSPELEDNSYVRIPGTFKGERLSRFGFYTETTGSVTFNLHCMQQARAFVDASMLKKRRQKVFDQLGGFSQQGAVCTILEAFQRARTKMQEARESLPRDLISTTSQPPFESSA, from the exons ATGGCGGACAGCTGGAACACAGATACGGGAGAAGCTGTGTATCGTTCTCGGGATGTGGTCAAAAACCTAAAAATGAA GGTGCGTATAGAGAAGGTGACTTCCACAACAGCACTTTCTCAGcacctccagcagcaggttttgTCCCAGCACGACGGTGGAGCCATTGAATTGGAAACCCTCACTTCACAAGGCCATAAGG GTGATAATGAGGAGGAGCTTGTGGTCGGCTGGCAGGAGAAATTTTTCAGTCAG TATGAGATGGAGCTTTTCCAGAATGAGGCAGTCTGTCAGACGCCTCTGGACCGTCAGTACCACAAAGAAGTCAAGGCCCTCAACAGGAACAAGAGCCGAAGAAATAACAGGATTTTCACATACACCGACCATGACCGTTACACAAACTGTCTTCTTTTCCACCAGCTG CAAGCCACTGACTTATTGACCCCAACCAAGTCCAGCCCCACTTTTTTGGCTGAAAGGATGGCCAGTGTGAGACACAGACGTCAGGACAGACACACCAT GGATTGTAGCATCCCTAAGTCAAAAATCGTCAACTGGGAGCCCACAGAGGAGTTTGTGAAGAGCAGTCATGTAGTGAATAATGCAATGCAGACCATGCATATCATGGCAGACCTGGCACCCCCTGGAAG CCTGGGACAGAAAGAGAATGAATGTTTGCTGGTAACCATAAAAACAGATGGGAATGGAACAGTAATTTTAAAACCTGACTTCAACAAAGGCAAAGAACCTTACAG GATTGTAACAGAGGGGGAAAGGAGAGAAGTTTGGCGCCTTACTGTGGAGAATGTATCCACAGCCATGAAACCAGATGATAAGGAGAAGGAACAGAACATGTACAAAGAT TTGTATGTAAGACACAAGGATTACCTCAATAGCCTAGTTGGACAGGACTTTGAAATG CCTCCAGGGGGAATTCTGCGTTACTTGATGAATGGAGAGATAA TCTCAGCTAAAGGCTTTGAATATGACAACTTATACATCCACTTCTTCATGGAACTGCCCAACA aTTGGTCCAGTTTGCCATTCCAGTCTCTCTCAGGGGTTACCCAGACATGCCGGACCAAAACCTCAGGGAAG GAAAATGTAGCTTACTTCAGTTTCCCCTTCAGCTTTGAGACTTTCTACATGAGTGAAAAAGAGAGTGATG AATCAATACCCCAATGGCCAGTGCTCTACTTCAAGGTACTTTCACTTGACTTCTGGCAGCGCTATCGGACTGAAGGCTATGGTTATTTGCTTTTTCCCGCTATACCAG gtaaACATATAATAACATGCCATACATGGAGACCACTTCAGATAGGGACAGTCTCTGCACTGAGACGTTTCTTTATCGGAGGTTCTCCAGAGCTTGAAGACAACAGCTATGTCAGAATACCAGGAACCTTCAAG GGAGAGAGACTGAGTCGCTTTGGCTTTTACACTGAAACCACTGGAAGTGTCACTTTTAATTTGCACTGCATGCAGCAAGCACG GGCCTTTGTTGATGCCTCAATGttgaagaagaggaggcagaaggtTTTTGACCAACTAGGAGGATTTAGTCAGCAAGGAGCTGTCTGCACCATCTTAG agGCTTTTCAGAGGGCCAGGACAAAGATGCAAGAGGCCCGTGAAAGTCTTCCAAGAGACCTCATCAGCACTACCTCCCAACCCCCATTTGAATCCTCTGCATAG
- the zw10 gene encoding centromere/kinetochore protein zw10 homolog: MASFVTDVLASSGKLEKEDLSSKISKMSRKVEDTKEEVCDMINKRYGDFLPSLQGSEELMVQVDEVSKEMDALKSCIENEVQQNIHVAVAEYAKLKQQLEKNTIIITMLGHLKEFHSAMEEFSKALLEKNYVDAANQLEKARVSVDLLKGWKTSQLPLLSALSSELTVQRENLIYHLGDEWKRLVIWRLPSSKEPAGLNSLLKVELNLSQGFTKDGEAKPPALLCCVLQALAIQRDLQLKIKLFSQVLLKNMLKPLVIYASLSVRVSEQQGEGTFLSLQCLDESHEERSTPSQVYTKLLLVLKTLHSHLLDVSIGDKKLSTILGELIWEELSQCIIHDCLLYSIPTNSSQLEKYNTVIKETEEFEKSLKEMQYLQGDSTDLLKYARDVNCHFASKKCKDVIVAARKLMTSKMHNTVKITADSKLRLPKLPAPKSDVKVKQDITKEETTMENTKQLSAWSLCLPACRISESVQQLMELALNTLCEAVGSSTQCALQLFFTVRNIFQLFHDVVPTYHKENLLKFPHLAAIQHNNCMYLAHHLLTLGHHFRAHLPQPLSEGVATFVDMVPGFRKLGAQCFLAQLNVQRAELLERLSTAHNFCNLDDEDNYIAASKAVRQVIHQLKQLGTVWQDVLPVTIYCKAMGNLLNTAITEIIAKIMMLEDISSEDGEHLHTLCQTIIEEGPLVFIPLAEENKNKKYQEEVPLYVKKWGTFKELVIVLRANLQEIVDRWADGKGPLALEFSSSEVKNLIRALFQNTERRAVALTKIK; the protein is encoded by the exons ATGGCGTCGTTTGTGACTGATGTTCTTGCCAGCTCTGGCAAACTTGAGAAAGAAGACCTGTCCAGCAAAATAAGCAAAATGTCGCGCAAGGTGGAAGATACAAAG GAAGAAGTATGTGATATGATAAACAAGAGGTATGGTGACTTCTTACCTAGTCTTCAAGGATCTGAGGAGCTAATGGTGCAGGTTGATGAGGTCTCCAAAGAAATGGATGCCCTTAAAAGCTGCATTGAGAATGAG GTGCAGCAAAATATCCATGTGGCCGTGGCTGAATATGCAaagctgaagcagcagctggagaaaaaCACTATAATTATAACAATGCTAGGACATCTGAAGGAG TTTCACAGTGCAATGGAGGAGTTCAGCAAAGCTCTGCTGGAAAAGAATTATGTTGATGCAGCCAACCAGCTGGAAAAG GCAAGGGTCAGTGTAGATTTGTTGAAGGGCTGGAAGACTTCCCAGCTGCCACTTCTCAGTGCTCTCAGCTCTGAGTTGACGGTGCAGAGAGAAAACTTAATTTACCACCTGGGAGATGAATGGAAGCGCCTAGTCATCTGGAGATTACCATCATCTAAGG AGCCTGCAGGTCTGAATTCACTCCTGAAGGTGGAGCTGAACCTGAGCCAGGGTTTCACGAAGGACGGTGAAGCAAAACCAcctgctttgctttgctgtgttCTGCAAGCTCTGGCAATCCAGAGAGATCTTCAGCTCAAGATCAAACtcttca GTCAAGTACTGCTAAAGAATATGTTGAAGCCGCTGGTGATATACGCATCACTTTCAGTGAGGGTGTCAGAGCAGCAGGGTGAGGGAACCTTCCTGTCCTTACAGTGTTTGGACGAGAGCCACGAGGAGCGATCTACTCCTTCACAGGTCTACACCAAACTGCTGCTGGTGCTCAAGACACTGCACTCCCACTTGCTAG atgtATCTATTGGTGATAAGAAACTGTCAACTATCTTGGGAGAACTGATTTGGGAAGAACTTTCTCAGTGCATCATCCATGATTGTCTGCTCTACTCCATCCCCACCAACAGCAGTCAGCTGGAGAAATACAACACT GTGATCAAGGAAACAGAGGAGTTTGAAAAGTCTCTGAAGGAGATGCAGTACCTGCAGGGGGACTCCACAGACCTGCTCAAATATGCTAGGGATGTTAACTGTCACTTTGCCAGCAAGAAGTGCAAGGATGTCATCGTGGCAGCCCGCAAACTCATGACCTCCAAGATGCACAACACTGTGAAA ATCACAGCAGACTCAAAACTCCGTCTCCCCAAGCTGCCTGCTCCAAAGTCAGATGTGAAGGTGAAGCAAGACATCACAAAGGAGGAGACGACAATGGAGAACACAAAGCAGCTTTCTGCTTGGAGTCTGTGTCTACCAGCCTGTCGCATCAGTGAGTCAGTGCAGCAGCTGATGGAGCTGGCACTCAACACCCTGTGTGAGGCCGTGGGGAGCTCCACACAATG TGCACTACAACTCTTCTTCACCGTGAGAAACATTTTCCAGCTGTTCCATGATGTTGTACCCACCTATCACAA GGAGAACCTGCTCAAGTTCCCTCACCTTGCTGCCATCCAGCACAACAACTGTATGTACTTGGCCCACCACCTCCTCACGCTGGGCCACCATTTCAGAGCTCACTTGCCACAGCCCCTCAGTGAAGGTGTTGCAACATTTGTCGACATGGTGCCTGGTTTCAGGAAACTAG GTGCCCAGTGCTTCTTAGCTCAGTTGAATGTCCAGAGAGCTGAACTGCTGGAGAGACTTTCCACTGCTCACAACTTCTGCAATCTAGATGATGAAGATAATTACATAGCAGCCAGTAAAGCAGTAAGACAG GTCATTCATCAGTTGAAACAGCTGGGCACAGTGTGGCAGGATGTCCTACCAGTCACCATATATTGTAAAGCGATGGGCAACCTCCTCAACACAGCGATCACAGAAATCATTGCTAAAATTATGATGCtagag GATATTTCCTCTGAGGATGGGGAGCACCTCCACACTCTGTGCCAAACCATTATTGAGGAAGGTCCACTGGTTTTCATCCCTCTGGCTGaggaaaacaagaacaagaaataTCAGGAGGAAGTGCCTCTCTATGTGAAGAAGTGGGGTACCTTCAAGGAGCTGGTTATTGTGCTGCGGGCCAACTTGCAGGAGATTGTTGACAG GTGGGCTGATGGTAAAGGTCCGTTGGCGTTGGAGTTCTCCAGTTCAGAGGTGAAGAATCTGATCCGAGCCTTGTTTCAGAATACAGAGAGACGAGCTGTGGCTCTGACcaaaatcaaataa
- the pom121 gene encoding nuclear envelope pore membrane protein POM 121, whose translation MRVLRRRVAAMSPREKHLALLSALGVVSLALYYIPTFLYATLILAVCGIACYYHSGEPLPARLGLNPRAGFNVPAVLRRWLLSWGLTGVSATTRARTKSSNNRAELRESDGHFKHGHSETGIYRREALASDSFLFSPRDFLMGSYIGKPESPNTDYGRPRAARNPREQLREKLSRPNHAVYTPNRRLSFAGEPLGPAGRFTITPQRHYPLQQAGVSSVGVLPPVKWDGFRKKNILSPRNSPGALSPVTVKIARPDHNTPSLDHLSCARLPRAPADPCSRESVLRVLKDSRKREVDDEDRSFTTEQKSKRRRNDSGGSAHSAFEPLLPNGTPSQLVPKPGSLKRGMVSLAEESIMKRSRTSSISSGSGVHPARGTPGTKRNPIQSSYSSSLGFSQWKKPSAPSPPLSSPGSSRSQTPDGVTKRLREDDGQSPSSASSVRSDQTASDKAPATSKLTPVPKMPVSTSTDSNGSGGKRKRKIQLVSSHRDDHITLPPPPELGYTITVQDLDEEKKAAISKIQKVLETPAPEPAKPLQITTSTQPTSSTSSTTTTLSSLLAAPLPTASSSAIPVINLDPSLGSNTSIAPAASNPLLEALKMKINTSATSTSGASTTSASVSATPIQPLNVKASTTVDALQLPPASQSQSSAAGMEQPSAFTQVLGQVSKSSSSTPPVAGTGLFGLSSQISTPSVSTVSSMVTATAAPVSSSQAVSTTNPLLASGFKPIFAVTTASATSAPESKPLVQNFKPIFESTAASGNFGQPPSLTTTNATSTVSLSSASIFGGSTSSTTAAPSVFPGLTNASTGAASTGSITTTQASAQSSVKSLFGNWPTPSTSTSSTSVQAPKTGTTFQFGTVTTTTAAAAAPPAAPPTTTSSNRAFTFSGAQPDPKEAGQKVFSFGQSAPSQNTTTASFGGFGMANTASTAPAATTQATFGFGKSSFEAPAADSTFGSSAAPSKPFAFTSGASSTPATNPTPAPFNFGTVAASTATTFGTPAKPAFGATSTGFAFGGTGGTTAPSAAPSFGAATQTQSSSTFTFGNVAPQPAPSVPTQPAVGGFNFGAGMPCPQFGTPVSNNPAPQMGNFNFGAAATDKPTFGTSTPSFGQSAAAGPIPFGSPGTPVQGFNAVPFGSPATPSFSIGAGSKPSGARQRLQARRQHNRKK comes from the exons ATGAGAGTCCTCCGGCGGCGCGTTGCCGCCATGTCACCTAGAGAGAAACACTTAGCTCTTCTGTCTGCTTTAGGCGTAGTTAGTCTTGCTCTTTATTATATTCCTACTTTCCTTTACGCGACTTTAATTCTTGCAGTTTGTGGCATTGCGTGTTACTATCATAGCGGAGAACCGCTTCCCGCCAGGTTAGGCCTGAATCCGCGGGCTGGATTTAACGTCCCAGCCGTTCTCCGTCGCTGGTTGTTGAGTTGGGGGTTGACCGGCGTGTCGGCGACCACACGGGCAAGAACGAAGAGTAGCAACAACAGGGCCGAGCTCCGGGAATCAGACGGACATTTCAAACACGGGCACAGTGAAACTGGGATTTATCGCAGGGAAGCTTTGGCAAGTGACTCGTTTCTTTTCAGCCCTCGGGATTTCCTCATGGGGAGTTACATCGGGAAACCCGAAAGTCCAAATACGGACTATGGGAGGCCAAGAGCAGCGAGAAATCCCCGAGAGCAGCTGCGAGAGAAGCTGTCCAGACCCAACCATGCGGTCTATACCCCAAACAGGAGGCTGTCATTTGCTGG AGAGCCACTGGGCCCAGCGGGCAGGTTCACCATCACTCCCCAGCGTCACTATCCTTTGCAGCAGGCAGGTGTCTCATCAGTGGGAGTGCTGCCTCCTGTCAAGTGGGATGGCTTCAGGAAAAAGAACATCCTCAGCCCCCGTAACTCTCCAGGTGCCCTCAGCCCTGTCACTGTGAAGATTGCCAGGCCCGACCACAACACCCCCAG TTTGGACCACCTGAGTTGTGCCAGGCTCCCGAGAGCGCCAGCAGACCCCTGCTCTAGAGAAAGTGTCCTAAGGGTGTTGAAGGACAGCCGCAAGAGAGAAGTAGACGATGAGGACAGGAGCTTCACAACTGagcagaaaagtaaaagaag GCGTAATGACAGTGGAGGAAGTGCACACTCTGCTTTTGAACCTCTTTTGCCCAATGGAACACCATCACAACTGGTTCCTAA GCCAGGAAGCCTGAAAAGAGGGATGGTCTCACTGGCAGAGGAGTCTATCATGAAGAGGTCTCGCACGTCCTCCATCAGCTCTGGCAGTGGAGTCCATCCTGCTAGAGGAACCCCGGGCACCAAAAGAAACCCTATTCAGAGCTCTTACAGTTCCTCACTAGGCTTTAGCCAG TGGAAGAAACCATCTGCCCCCAGCCCCCCTCTGTCCAGCCCAGGATCATCTCGCTCACAGACTCCAGACGGAGTCACAAAAAGACTCag AGAGGATGACGGGCAGTCTCCCAGCTCAGCATCTTCAGTGAGATCAGACCAAACAGCCTCCGACAAGGCACCTGCTACAT CTAAACTGACTCCAGTCCCCAAGATGCCCGTTTCTACATCTACAGATTCAAATGGTAGTGGTGGGAAGAGGAAACGGAAGATACAGCTGGTGTCTAGCCACAGAGATGATCACATCACTCTA CCCCCTCCTCCAGAGCTGGGCTACACCATCACTGTCCAAGACCTAGATGAAGAGAAAAAGGCTGCCATCAGCAAGATCCAGAAAGTCCTGGAGACACCCG CTCCAGAGCCAGCGAAACCTCTCCAAATCACAACTTCCACCCAGCCCACCTCCTCTACTAGCTCTACGACCACCACCCTGAGCAGCCTTCTGGCAGCTCCCCTGCCCACAGCCTCCAGCTCTGCCATTCCAGTCATCAACCTGGATCCCAGCCTAGGCAGCAACACAAGTATAGCTCCTGCTGCCTCCAACCCACTGCTGGAGGCTCTCAAAATGAAGATAAACACTTCTGCTACTTCCACATCTGGTGCCAGCACAACCTCAG CGTCTGTATCAGCCACACCTATTCAACCCTTAAACGTGAAGGCATCAACTACAGTGGATGCCCTACAGCTCCCTCCTGCCTCCCAGTCTCAGTCTTCTGCTGCTGGCATGGAGCAACCCTCTGCCTTCACTCAGGTTTTAGGCCAGGTCTCCAAGTCTTCTAGCAGCACCCCACCAGTAGCAGGAACAGGTCTATTTGGCCTTTCCAGCCAGATCAGCACCCCCTCTGTTTCTACAGTTTCCAGCATGGTCACTGCTACTGCTGCCCCAGTCAGCAGCTCACAGGCAGTCAGTACCACAAACCCTCTTCTGGCTTCAGGGTTCAAACCCATCTTTGCTGTCACCACCGCCTCAGCTACATCAGCTCCAGAAAGCAAACCTCTTGTACAAAATTTCAAGCCCATATTTGAAAGCACTGCTGCAAGTGGCAACTTTGGACAACCTCCATCTCTCACAACCACCAACGCAACATCTACAGTTTCTTTAAGTAGTGCATCAATATTTGGTGGATCAACAAGCAGCACCACAGCTGCTCCATCTGTCTTTCCTGGCTTGACCAACGCATCTACTGGAGCAGCCTCCACTGGTTCCATCACAACGACACAAGCTTCAGCACAGTCATCTGTGAAATCCCTGTTCGGAAACTGGCCTACACCCTCCACAAGTACAAGCTCAACCTCAGTGCAGGCACCTAAAACAGGGACCACATTTCAGTTTGGAACTGTTACCACcaccactgctgcagctgcagccccCCCAGCAGCCCCTCCAACCACAACATCTAGCAACCGTGCCTTCACATTTAGTGGCGCACAACCAGACCCCAAGGAAGCAGGTCAAAAAGTATTCTCCTTTGGCCAGTCAGCACCTAGCCAGAACACAACCACAGCTTCATTTGGAGGCTTTGGCATGGCCAACACTGCCTCAACTGCCCCTGCTGCCACCACCCAGGCCACCTTTGGATTTGGAAAGTCGTCATTTGAAGCACCGGCTGCTGACTCAACCTTTGGCTCCTCAGCAGCACCATCAAAGCCTTTCGCATTTACCAGCGGAGCTTCATCCACACCTGCCACCAACCCGACTCCAGCTCCATTCAATTTTGGGACAGTAGCTGCCTCCACAGCTACCACCTTTGGTACCCCAGCTAAACCAGCATTTGGAGCCACATCCACTGGTTTTGCTTTTGGTGGTACCGGTGGTACCACTGCTCCCTCAGCAGCACCAAGCTTTGGTGCAGCGACCCAGACTCAGAGCTCCTCCACTTTTACTTTTGGCAATGTTGCTCCTCAGCCAGCACCCTCTGTCCCTACTCAACCAGCTGTTGGTGGATTTAACTTTGGTGCTGGTATGCCATGCCCACAGTTTGGAACACCAGTCTCCAATAATCCTGCACCGCAAATGGGAAACTTCAACTTTGGGGCTGCTGCTACTGACAAACCAACGTTTG GTACATCTACCCCATCCTTTGGCCAGAGTGCAGCTGCAGGTCCAATTCCATTTGGAAGTCCTGGAACTCCAGTCCAAGGTTTCAATGCTGTTCCTTTTG ggTCCCCGGCAACTCCGTCATTCTCTATTGGAGCTGGATCAAAACCATCTGGAGCACGTCAGAGGCTGCAGGCACGAAGGCAACACAACAGGAAGAAGTAA
- the mks1 gene encoding Meckel syndrome type 1 protein isoform X1 has product MADSWNTDTGEAVYRSRDVVKNLKMKVRIEKVTSTTALSQHLQQQVLSQHDGGAIELETLTSQGHKGDNEEELVVGWQEKFFSQYEMELFQNEAVCQTPLDRQYHKEVKALNRNKSRRNNRIFTYTDHDRYTNCLLFHQLQQATDLLTPTKSSPTFLAERMASVRHRRQDRHTMDCSIPKSKIVNWEPTEEFVKSSHVVNNAMQTMHIMADLAPPGSLGQKENECLLVTIKTDGNGTVILKPDFNKGKEPYRIVTEGERREVWRLTVENVSTAMKPDDKEKEQNMYKDLYVRHKDYLNSLVGQDFEMPPGGILRYLMNGEIISAKGFEYDNLYIHFFMELPNNWSSLPFQSLSGVTQTCRTKTSGKENVAYFSFPFSFETFYMSEKESDESIPQWPVLYFKVLSLDFWQRYRTEGYGYLLFPAIPGKHIITCHTWRPLQIGTVSALRRFFIGGSPELEDNSYVRIPGTFKGERLSRFGFYTETTGSVTFNLHCMQQARAFVDASMLKKRRQKVFDQLGGFSQQGAVCTILEAFQRARTKMQEARESLPRDLISTTSQPPFESSA; this is encoded by the exons ATGGCGGACAGCTGGAACACAGATACGGGAGAAGCTGTGTATCGTTCTCGGGATGTGGTCAAAAACCTAAAAATGAA GGTGCGTATAGAGAAGGTGACTTCCACAACAGCACTTTCTCAGcacctccagcagcaggttttgTCCCAGCACGACGGTGGAGCCATTGAATTGGAAACCCTCACTTCACAAGGCCATAAGG GTGATAATGAGGAGGAGCTTGTGGTCGGCTGGCAGGAGAAATTTTTCAGTCAG TATGAGATGGAGCTTTTCCAGAATGAGGCAGTCTGTCAGACGCCTCTGGACCGTCAGTACCACAAAGAAGTCAAGGCCCTCAACAGGAACAAGAGCCGAAGAAATAACAGGATTTTCACATACACCGACCATGACCGTTACACAAACTGTCTTCTTTTCCACCAGCTG CAGCAAGCCACTGACTTATTGACCCCAACCAAGTCCAGCCCCACTTTTTTGGCTGAAAGGATGGCCAGTGTGAGACACAGACGTCAGGACAGACACACCAT GGATTGTAGCATCCCTAAGTCAAAAATCGTCAACTGGGAGCCCACAGAGGAGTTTGTGAAGAGCAGTCATGTAGTGAATAATGCAATGCAGACCATGCATATCATGGCAGACCTGGCACCCCCTGGAAG CCTGGGACAGAAAGAGAATGAATGTTTGCTGGTAACCATAAAAACAGATGGGAATGGAACAGTAATTTTAAAACCTGACTTCAACAAAGGCAAAGAACCTTACAG GATTGTAACAGAGGGGGAAAGGAGAGAAGTTTGGCGCCTTACTGTGGAGAATGTATCCACAGCCATGAAACCAGATGATAAGGAGAAGGAACAGAACATGTACAAAGAT TTGTATGTAAGACACAAGGATTACCTCAATAGCCTAGTTGGACAGGACTTTGAAATG CCTCCAGGGGGAATTCTGCGTTACTTGATGAATGGAGAGATAA TCTCAGCTAAAGGCTTTGAATATGACAACTTATACATCCACTTCTTCATGGAACTGCCCAACA aTTGGTCCAGTTTGCCATTCCAGTCTCTCTCAGGGGTTACCCAGACATGCCGGACCAAAACCTCAGGGAAG GAAAATGTAGCTTACTTCAGTTTCCCCTTCAGCTTTGAGACTTTCTACATGAGTGAAAAAGAGAGTGATG AATCAATACCCCAATGGCCAGTGCTCTACTTCAAGGTACTTTCACTTGACTTCTGGCAGCGCTATCGGACTGAAGGCTATGGTTATTTGCTTTTTCCCGCTATACCAG gtaaACATATAATAACATGCCATACATGGAGACCACTTCAGATAGGGACAGTCTCTGCACTGAGACGTTTCTTTATCGGAGGTTCTCCAGAGCTTGAAGACAACAGCTATGTCAGAATACCAGGAACCTTCAAG GGAGAGAGACTGAGTCGCTTTGGCTTTTACACTGAAACCACTGGAAGTGTCACTTTTAATTTGCACTGCATGCAGCAAGCACG GGCCTTTGTTGATGCCTCAATGttgaagaagaggaggcagaaggtTTTTGACCAACTAGGAGGATTTAGTCAGCAAGGAGCTGTCTGCACCATCTTAG agGCTTTTCAGAGGGCCAGGACAAAGATGCAAGAGGCCCGTGAAAGTCTTCCAAGAGACCTCATCAGCACTACCTCCCAACCCCCATTTGAATCCTCTGCATAG